In the genome of Enterococcus hirae ATCC 9790, one region contains:
- a CDS encoding thioredoxin family protein has protein sequence MIIPKNLEELAGYVEKGNSVFFFTADWCGDCRFIKPQMPEIENDFAAWRFIEVDRDKYIDVAAEWNIFGIPSFVVIKDGKELGRLVNKDRKTKQEIEDFLNRVTNG, from the coding sequence ATGATTATTCCAAAAAACTTAGAAGAATTAGCAGGTTACGTTGAAAAAGGGAACAGTGTCTTTTTCTTTACCGCAGATTGGTGTGGCGATTGTCGCTTTATCAAGCCTCAAATGCCAGAAATAGAAAATGATTTTGCCGCATGGCGTTTTATTGAAGTCGATCGTGACAAATACATAGATGTAGCCGCTGAGTGGAACATTTTTGGAATCCCAAGTTTTGTAGTGATCAAAGACGGTAAAGAATTAGGTCGTCTAGTGAATAAAGATCGGAAAACAAAACAAGAAATCGAGGATTTTTTAAATCGTGTGACGAACGGCTAA
- a CDS encoding universal stress protein — MEQEYKNILVGIDGSEQALSAFKKAVEVARRNDGTVYVANVIDQQFYNFMGYVPIDQTLVDQQTEAAKQMIEDCKAYGKTVDYQKIEGIVAYGSVRESMAVNLPKKYAIDLIMVGQSGLNAVERFMTGSVSSYVIRRAPCDVLIVSDEVENNTDN, encoded by the coding sequence ATGGAACAAGAATATAAAAATATTTTGGTCGGGATCGATGGAAGTGAGCAAGCACTTTCTGCCTTTAAAAAAGCAGTTGAGGTTGCTCGAAGAAACGACGGAACCGTCTATGTAGCAAATGTGATCGACCAACAATTTTATAATTTCATGGGCTATGTCCCAATAGATCAAACGCTAGTTGACCAACAAACAGAAGCAGCGAAACAAATGATCGAAGACTGCAAAGCTTATGGAAAAACAGTTGACTATCAAAAAATCGAAGGAATCGTCGCTTATGGTTCTGTTAGAGAATCAATGGCAGTCAACTTACCAAAAAAATATGCGATCGATTTGATCATGGTCGGTCAATCAGGATTAAATGCGGTTGAACGATTTATGACAGGTAGTGTTTCCAGCTATGTCATCCGCCGAGCACCATGTGATGTCTTGATTGTCTCTGATGAAGTGGAGAACAACACCGACAATTAA
- the ytpR gene encoding YtpR family tRNA-binding protein, protein MIFAYNKAHVGDTLMVIVSNDNGTENTVIRKWNVAQIKDETGQIVGWNFFHISDHLTIEGNGQVKLTEEQIAQLNRLIKEAGFEETLTEENEPKIVVGYVKTCVPHPDSDHLSITETQVGKEEVLQIVCGAPNIEAGQKVVVAKPGAMMPDGMMIWPGTLRGVESHGMICSAKELQLPDAPKEKGILVLPEDAVIGEAFPK, encoded by the coding sequence ATGATTTTTGCTTATAATAAAGCGCACGTGGGAGATACCTTGATGGTCATCGTCTCAAATGACAATGGAACCGAAAATACGGTCATCCGTAAATGGAATGTTGCTCAAATCAAAGATGAAACAGGACAAATCGTTGGCTGGAATTTTTTCCATATCTCCGACCATCTTACGATCGAAGGTAACGGACAAGTCAAACTAACAGAAGAACAAATTGCACAGTTGAACCGCTTGATCAAAGAAGCTGGTTTTGAAGAAACGTTAACAGAAGAAAATGAACCAAAAATCGTTGTTGGCTACGTCAAAACTTGCGTACCACATCCTGATTCTGATCACTTATCGATCACTGAAACACAAGTAGGAAAAGAGGAAGTCTTACAAATCGTTTGTGGCGCTCCGAACATTGAAGCAGGACAAAAAGTCGTTGTTGCCAAACCAGGAGCTATGATGCCTGATGGAATGATGATTTGGCCAGGAACATTACGTGGGGTTGAAAGTCACGGAATGATTTGTTCGGCAAAAGAATTACAATTACCAGATGCACCGAAAGAAAAAGGGATCCTTGTTTTACCAGAAGATGCAGTGATTGGCGAAGCATTTCCAAAATAA